The Pseudanabaena galeata CCNP1313 genome includes a region encoding these proteins:
- a CDS encoding prohibitin family protein — MQDQETSWQSLVLVAILGILAVISFNSFVIINPGEAGVLSILGKAKDGVLLEGVHFKPPVISQVDVYDLTVQKFEVPAQSSTKDLQQLTASFAINFRLDPIEVVTIRRTQGTLQNIVSKIIAPQTQESFKVAAARRTVEEAITKRDELKLDFDEALSQRLSKYGIIVLDTSVVDLNFSTEFSKAVEEKQIAEQRAQRAVYIAREAEQEAEATINRAKGQAEAQRLLRETLTSELLQKQAIEKWDGKFPQVLGGNGAVPFLNLDITKSQK; from the coding sequence ATGCAAGACCAAGAAACAAGCTGGCAATCTTTAGTCCTAGTTGCCATATTAGGAATTCTCGCGGTTATCAGTTTTAACTCATTCGTAATTATCAACCCCGGTGAAGCAGGTGTTTTGAGCATATTGGGGAAAGCCAAGGATGGAGTATTGCTAGAAGGGGTTCATTTTAAGCCGCCAGTCATTTCTCAGGTCGATGTCTATGACTTGACTGTACAGAAGTTTGAAGTTCCTGCCCAAAGTTCTACCAAGGATTTGCAACAGCTCACAGCAAGTTTTGCGATTAACTTTCGCCTTGATCCGATTGAAGTGGTCACGATTCGGCGTACTCAAGGGACTTTGCAAAATATTGTTTCCAAAATCATTGCTCCCCAAACTCAAGAGTCTTTTAAAGTTGCCGCAGCAAGGCGCACTGTAGAAGAGGCGATTACCAAGCGTGATGAACTCAAGCTGGATTTTGATGAGGCTTTGAGTCAACGACTAAGTAAATACGGCATTATTGTTTTGGATACTAGCGTTGTTGATTTGAATTTCTCGACTGAGTTCTCTAAGGCGGTAGAAGAGAAGCAAATTGCTGAACAACGCGCTCAGCGAGCTGTATATATTGCTAGAGAAGCAGAGCAAGAAGCTGAAGCAACCATTAACCGTGCTAAGGGCCAAGCCGAAGCACAGCGACTATTGCGTGAAACTCTGACATCAGAGTTGTTGCAGAAACAAGCGATCGAAAAATGGGATGGTAAGTTTCCTCAAGTATTAGGAGGAAATGGCGCGGTTCCCTTTCTTAATCTAGATATTACAAAATCTCAAAAGTAA
- the pyrE gene encoding orotate phosphoribosyltransferase, giving the protein MEQSNREKLLDLFCRLAYKSGDFTLSSGQKSTYYINGKLVTLHPFGGLWTGQVLLEMLPIGTGAVAGLTLGADPIVSAVSVVSAYENKPIPALIIRKQPKGHGTAAWIEGPELAPNTNVVVLEDVVTTGQSALFAVEKLRDAGYTVTHVLTLVDRQQGGAELYAKEGLKFGAVFNIDEIQSYAKGL; this is encoded by the coding sequence GTGGAACAGTCAAATCGGGAAAAGTTACTGGATCTATTTTGCCGTCTTGCTTACAAAAGCGGTGACTTTACGCTATCTTCTGGACAAAAAAGCACCTATTACATCAATGGCAAGTTAGTTACACTGCATCCCTTTGGCGGATTGTGGACTGGACAAGTGTTATTAGAAATGTTGCCAATAGGTACTGGAGCAGTTGCAGGATTAACATTAGGTGCTGACCCAATTGTGAGTGCAGTCAGTGTCGTATCTGCCTATGAAAACAAACCAATTCCCGCATTGATTATTCGCAAACAACCCAAAGGACATGGGACAGCCGCTTGGATCGAGGGGCCTGAGCTTGCACCAAATACAAATGTGGTAGTACTGGAGGATGTGGTGACCACGGGGCAATCAGCATTATTTGCTGTCGAAAAGTTGCGTGATGCAGGTTATACGGTAACCCATGTATTAACGCTAGTCGATCGCCAACAGGGAGGGGCTGAGCTTTACGCCAAGGAAGGTTTAAAGTTTGGGGCAGTATTTAATATTGATGAAATTCAGAGCTACGCCAAGGGGCTTTAG
- a CDS encoding ureidoglycolate lyase yields MAIAHLPTQLTPQLITPENFQPYGQVIFPTDDSKQFDLNDAQLALSGIPRFYIMHLRKVGLRFHSLARHQQCTQCLGSLGGKEWFIAVAPTSAPEQIDLTQIAAFRITGNCFIKLNAGTWHAGPLFEEDFIDFYNLELHDTNINDYEVCNLRKFYNLNFELQIRSLT; encoded by the coding sequence ATGGCGATCGCACATTTACCTACTCAGTTAACTCCGCAATTAATTACGCCTGAAAATTTTCAGCCCTATGGTCAGGTAATTTTTCCGACTGATGACAGTAAGCAATTTGATCTGAATGATGCTCAGCTAGCCTTGTCAGGGATTCCGCGTTTTTACATCATGCACCTCCGCAAAGTTGGGCTAAGATTTCACAGCTTGGCGCGGCATCAGCAATGTACTCAATGTCTAGGTTCCCTTGGCGGTAAGGAATGGTTTATAGCAGTTGCGCCAACTTCAGCACCTGAGCAAATTGATTTAACGCAAATTGCTGCATTTCGGATTACAGGCAATTGTTTCATCAAACTAAATGCTGGCACTTGGCACGCGGGTCCCCTTTTTGAAGAAGACTTTATCGATTTTTATAATCTGGAACTGCATGACACCAATATCAATGATTATGAAGTTTGCAATTTACGAAAATTTTATAACTTGAATTTTGAGTTACAGATTCGTTCTCTCACTTAA
- a CDS encoding UbiH/UbiF/VisC/COQ6 family ubiquinone biosynthesis hydroxylase gives MFDVLIVGAGMVGASLACALGDKNYPADRPLRVGIIEANGNFLRGEFTADGRASAIAYGSSQIWQNIGVWGGMQSRGVTPMHRIQVSEGDLPYQVQLRREDMGQEALGYIVENSVTLASLWEFARECSNLELICPAKILDIELLDAKSGSDRDVMRVKISSDIGEQYLETKLLVGADGGRSLVRQLANIAIDQRPYEQTCIVTTIQSEQPHHNFAHERFQPSGPFAILPLGSDRSCIVWTATAEETPHLLALDDSTFLQELTNRFGHPLMEKLGKIKVISRERANYVPRWMHSQTYIHPRLALIGDAAHTTHPIAGQGMNLGIRDVNALAKVLKAAHQNNEDLGAIAVLKRYEAKRKWDNLGVIWLTDISNRLFSNHNWFFKVLRRFGLLLLQISPLKRILMYFMMGLHQV, from the coding sequence ATGTTTGACGTGTTGATTGTGGGTGCGGGAATGGTGGGCGCGAGTTTAGCCTGTGCGCTGGGTGATAAAAATTACCCTGCCGATCGCCCACTCAGAGTTGGAATTATTGAAGCTAACGGTAATTTTTTACGCGGAGAATTTACTGCCGATGGTCGCGCCAGTGCGATCGCCTATGGCTCCAGCCAAATTTGGCAAAATATCGGCGTGTGGGGCGGAATGCAAAGCAGAGGCGTAACTCCAATGCATAGGATCCAAGTATCAGAAGGTGATTTGCCCTATCAGGTACAGTTGCGGCGCGAAGATATGGGGCAAGAAGCTTTGGGTTATATAGTCGAGAACTCAGTAACTTTGGCTTCGCTCTGGGAATTTGCGCGGGAATGTAGCAACCTCGAATTAATTTGTCCTGCCAAAATTCTAGATATTGAACTTTTGGATGCTAAATCTGGCAGCGATCGCGATGTCATGCGCGTAAAAATAAGCTCAGATATCGGTGAGCAATATCTCGAAACCAAATTATTAGTTGGTGCTGATGGTGGGCGATCGCTAGTGCGGCAATTAGCCAATATTGCGATCGATCAACGCCCCTACGAGCAAACCTGCATCGTCACTACGATTCAGTCAGAACAGCCCCATCACAATTTTGCCCATGAAAGATTTCAGCCCAGTGGACCCTTCGCAATTTTGCCTTTAGGTAGCGATCGCTCCTGCATCGTCTGGACTGCCACTGCTGAGGAAACGCCCCATTTGCTAGCTCTGGATGACTCGACATTCCTGCAAGAGTTAACCAATCGCTTTGGTCATCCCCTCATGGAAAAGCTCGGCAAGATTAAAGTGATTTCCCGTGAACGCGCCAATTATGTTCCCCGTTGGATGCATAGCCAGACCTATATTCATCCCCGTTTAGCCTTAATTGGTGATGCGGCGCATACCACGCACCCGATCGCAGGTCAGGGCATGAATCTTGGTATTCGCGATGTTAATGCTTTGGCAAAGGTGTTAAAAGCTGCTCATCAAAATAATGAGGATCTGGGAGCGATCGCAGTTTTAAAGCGTTATGAAGCTAAACGCAAATGGGATAACTTAGGCGTAATTTGGCTTACTGATATTTCTAATCGCCTATTTTCTAACCATAACTGGTTCTTTAAAGTCTTACGACGCTTTGGTTTGCTGCTTCTGCAAATCTCGCCACTCAAGCGCATTTTGATGTACTTTATGATGGGCTTACATCAGGTATAA
- the ppc gene encoding phosphoenolpyruvate carboxylase, with protein MSSPAALSASLVQIVNIESDLRAANSRLRYRLKLVEDLWESVLLRESGQELVDLLRQLRAMCSPEGQAPEYPAQEVLKVVESLDLHQATTAARAFALFFQLINIVEQDHEQEQTSIYRVSPINSETEYPVGTFRWLFPELKKLNVPPRQIQKILDNLDIRLVFTAHPTEIVRHTIREKQRTIAKMLKELDRLIGFKGDELAPQVIALNWEAASLQEQIAEEIRLWWRTDELNQIKPTVLDEADYTLHYFEEVLFDAIPVLYDRIASAVSSTFPKLKLPRYDFCKFGSWVGSDRDGNPYVTPEVTWQTACYQRNLVINKYIKSVDHLSRLLSLSQSLSDVSQDLLDSLGDDQIHLPEVYEKYSIKFRQEPYRLKLAYVKKRLERTRDRNQKLRHSGWQASEMELSTQGQEHQLYTHVSEFLAELKLIQASLIETKLNPKPLENLIRQVDVYGFHLAHLDIRQESTQHSNTIGEIAETLQLLPKPYDDLSESEKVKWLTQELKTRRPMIPAKLNFSAKTNEIIETFRMVAKVQQEFSVDICNNYVISMNRSVSDILEVLLLAKEAGLYDPATGKGSLSIAPLFETVEDLQSAPPIMTELFELPLYRAYLESHDHLQEVMLGYSDSNKDSGFLSSNWEIYKAQRALQDVCQKYQVDLRMFHGRGGSVGRGGGPTYEAILAQPGRSIEGRIKITEQGEVLASKYSLPEIALYNLETIATAVIQAALLPSSTDTLDCWLDTMEGISVRSRQVYRQLIYEQPNLVEFFHQVTPIEEISQLQISSRPARRAGKRDLASLRAIPWVFSWTQSRFLLPSWYGIGAALEEFLQQNPEGHLSLLQYFYSKWPFFKTAISRVEMTLAKTDLQIAHHYMRELTRDGYEEVFVDVFAEILAEYQRTRTVIKAITGQKQMLDSDRDLQRSVQLRNGSIVPLGFIQASLLKRLRQHRPDTVDLRSRYSKNELLRGALLTINGIAAGMRNTG; from the coding sequence ATGAGTTCCCCAGCAGCACTGTCAGCATCATTGGTACAGATAGTCAATATAGAGAGCGATCTGCGTGCCGCTAATTCTCGTTTGCGATATCGTCTAAAGCTGGTTGAGGATCTGTGGGAATCAGTCCTATTAAGAGAAAGCGGTCAAGAGCTAGTCGATCTATTGCGCCAACTGCGAGCCATGTGTTCCCCAGAAGGACAAGCTCCTGAGTATCCTGCTCAAGAAGTTTTAAAGGTTGTCGAAAGCCTTGACTTGCATCAGGCAACTACCGCCGCCCGCGCCTTTGCTTTGTTTTTTCAGTTGATCAATATTGTGGAGCAAGACCACGAACAGGAACAAACCAGCATATATAGGGTTAGCCCGATTAATAGCGAAACTGAATATCCTGTGGGTACATTTCGTTGGCTATTTCCTGAACTGAAGAAACTAAATGTGCCGCCACGACAAATCCAAAAGATTTTAGATAATCTGGATATTCGCTTAGTATTTACGGCTCACCCCACTGAAATTGTGCGGCATACAATTCGCGAGAAGCAACGCACGATCGCCAAAATGCTCAAGGAGTTAGATCGACTGATCGGCTTTAAGGGGGATGAATTAGCGCCCCAAGTGATCGCCTTAAACTGGGAAGCCGCCTCACTGCAAGAGCAAATTGCCGAAGAGATTCGCCTCTGGTGGCGCACCGATGAGCTAAACCAAATCAAGCCCACGGTTTTAGATGAAGCTGACTATACGCTGCACTATTTTGAAGAGGTCTTATTTGATGCGATCCCCGTACTTTACGATCGCATTGCATCGGCAGTTTCTAGCACTTTCCCCAAATTAAAGCTACCTCGCTACGATTTTTGCAAGTTTGGCTCGTGGGTAGGTAGCGATCGAGATGGCAACCCCTATGTCACCCCCGAAGTCACATGGCAAACCGCCTGCTACCAGCGCAATCTGGTCATCAACAAATACATTAAGTCCGTTGATCACCTCAGTCGGTTACTGTCACTATCCCAAAGTCTCAGCGATGTTTCCCAAGACTTGCTAGATTCTCTCGGTGATGACCAAATCCACTTGCCAGAGGTTTACGAAAAATATTCGATCAAATTCCGCCAAGAGCCTTATCGTCTCAAATTAGCCTATGTCAAAAAGAGGCTCGAACGTACCCGCGATCGCAACCAAAAACTGCGCCATAGTGGCTGGCAAGCTTCAGAAATGGAGTTGTCTACACAGGGGCAGGAGCATCAGCTTTATACCCATGTTTCCGAATTCCTTGCGGAGCTAAAACTCATCCAAGCAAGCTTAATCGAAACTAAGCTCAACCCCAAGCCCCTCGAAAACCTGATTCGCCAAGTTGATGTCTATGGGTTTCATCTTGCCCACCTTGATATTCGGCAAGAAAGCACCCAACACAGCAACACGATCGGCGAAATCGCCGAAACGCTACAGCTATTGCCCAAACCCTATGACGACCTTAGCGAATCTGAAAAGGTGAAATGGCTGACGCAAGAGCTAAAAACTCGTCGTCCGATGATTCCTGCCAAGTTAAACTTCAGTGCGAAAACCAACGAAATTATTGAGACATTTCGGATGGTGGCTAAAGTTCAACAAGAATTTTCCGTCGATATTTGCAATAACTACGTGATCAGCATGAACCGTAGTGTCAGCGATATTCTCGAAGTATTGTTACTGGCAAAAGAGGCGGGGCTTTACGATCCAGCGACGGGCAAAGGGTCGCTTAGCATTGCGCCTTTATTTGAGACCGTGGAGGATTTGCAAAGCGCCCCACCGATCATGACCGAATTATTCGAGTTACCCCTTTATCGCGCTTATCTAGAAAGCCATGATCATCTCCAAGAGGTGATGTTAGGTTATTCCGATAGCAATAAAGATTCTGGCTTCTTAAGCAGTAATTGGGAAATTTATAAAGCGCAGCGTGCTTTACAAGATGTTTGCCAAAAATATCAAGTCGATCTGCGTATGTTTCACGGACGCGGCGGATCGGTTGGTCGTGGTGGTGGTCCAACCTATGAGGCGATTTTGGCGCAACCAGGACGCAGCATCGAGGGACGGATCAAGATTACTGAGCAGGGGGAAGTCCTTGCCTCTAAATATTCGTTACCCGAAATTGCGCTTTACAATTTAGAAACGATCGCCACGGCAGTAATCCAAGCGGCTTTATTACCGAGCAGTACGGATACGCTCGACTGCTGGCTAGATACGATGGAGGGAATTTCCGTGCGATCGCGTCAAGTGTATCGCCAGTTAATTTACGAGCAACCCAATCTAGTCGAATTTTTTCATCAAGTCACACCGATCGAAGAAATCAGCCAGTTACAAATTAGTTCGCGTCCCGCCAGACGTGCAGGCAAACGCGATCTTGCTAGCCTCAGAGCTATTCCTTGGGTGTTTAGTTGGACCCAGAGCCGATTTTTATTGCCATCTTGGTATGGCATTGGTGCAGCCCTTGAGGAATTTCTCCAACAAAATCCTGAGGGTCATCTATCACTGTTGCAATATTTTTATAGCAAATGGCCCTTCTTTAAAACTGCGATCTCCCGTGTGGAGATGACTCTCGCCAAAACTGATCTGCAAATCGCACATCACTATATGCGGGAGCTAACCAGAGATGGCTACGAAGAAGTATTTGTAGATGTATTTGCAGAGATTCTTGCCGAGTATCAACGCACTCGCACAGTGATCAAAGCTATCACTGGGCAAAAACAAATGCTGGATAGCGATCGCGACTTACAGCGATCGGTACAGTTGCGAAATGGATCGATTGTGCCGCTCGGTTTTATCCAAGCATCTTTGCTCAAGCGTCTGCGCCAACATCGTCCTGATACCGTCGATCTGCGATCGCGCTATTCTAAAAATGAATTGTTGCGTGGTGCATTACTCACGATCAACGGCATTGCCGCAGGGATGAGAAATACAGGCTAA
- a CDS encoding Gfo/Idh/MocA family protein, with product MSPNRNFHDPIRVGVIGIGNMGQHHARVLSLLKDAELIGVSDVSIERGRDTASKHRVLFFEDYRDLLPLVDAVCIAVPTRLHYDVGTTCLKAGVHVLIEKPIAATIEEAESLVKTATEQNRILQVGHIERFNPAFQELSKVLKHETILAIEADRMSPYSQRANDVSVVFDLMIHDIDIILELVPSTIVRVSAHGNRVSPESEYLDYVTATIGFENGVIATLTSSKVTHRKKRKITAHCTNSLTESDFLNNEILIYRQTTANWTTDYGQVLYRQDGFIEKVYTSNIEPLHAELEHFVACVRDQEQPSVGGDQALKTLRLASLIEQTALDGQVWRSCDLQLREIAAAGSY from the coding sequence ATGAGCCCCAATCGTAATTTCCACGATCCCATAAGGGTTGGTGTTATAGGTATCGGTAATATGGGGCAGCATCATGCAAGGGTGCTCAGCTTACTCAAAGATGCAGAGCTTATTGGCGTTTCTGACGTGAGTATAGAGCGTGGACGCGATACTGCTAGTAAGCATCGTGTGCTTTTCTTTGAAGATTATCGAGATCTCTTACCTCTGGTTGATGCCGTCTGTATCGCAGTTCCCACAAGGTTACATTATGATGTCGGCACAACCTGTCTCAAAGCAGGCGTGCATGTCCTGATCGAAAAGCCGATCGCTGCCACCATCGAAGAAGCCGAATCCCTAGTTAAAACTGCCACTGAACAAAATCGCATTCTCCAAGTTGGACATATCGAACGTTTTAATCCTGCGTTTCAAGAGCTAAGCAAAGTTTTAAAACATGAGACGATTTTGGCGATCGAAGCCGATCGCATGAGTCCCTATTCACAAAGGGCTAATGATGTATCGGTCGTGTTTGATTTGATGATCCACGACATCGACATTATTTTAGAGTTAGTTCCCTCAACCATTGTGCGGGTTTCGGCTCATGGTAATCGTGTTTCCCCTGAGTCTGAGTACCTTGACTATGTAACAGCCACCATTGGTTTTGAAAATGGTGTGATTGCCACGCTTACTTCGAGCAAGGTTACACATCGCAAAAAACGCAAAATTACAGCCCATTGCACAAACTCGCTTACGGAGTCTGATTTCCTAAATAACGAAATTTTGATTTATCGTCAAACTACAGCGAACTGGACAACTGATTATGGTCAAGTCCTTTATCGTCAAGATGGCTTTATCGAAAAAGTTTATACCAGCAATATTGAGCCACTGCACGCGGAGCTAGAACATTTTGTTGCCTGTGTGCGCGATCAAGAGCAGCCCTCCGTTGGTGGTGATCAAGCTTTAAAGACTTTGCGTCTGGCTAGTTTAATTGAGCAAACGGCTCTCGATGGTCAAGTTTGGCGAAGTTGTGATTTGCAATTGCGTGAAATAGCTGCGGCAGGCAGCTATTAA
- a CDS encoding porin family protein, producing MKSPKNIYSKISLGLVIATSVLTSFSAIASAETVKAPGSYVGAGISLQSFATNPSVVGANLAGRYKFDGVPISARSSVLFGNGGTSIVPTVSYDLPVGDRTNVYLGAGASFKVGGDSSLTGNQTSFALQPGVEVSINKNVLLYSNAVIPFNGQSNGSAGTSLQGGVGVQF from the coding sequence ATGAAATCCCCTAAAAACATCTATTCAAAAATCTCTTTAGGACTTGTGATCGCTACTTCTGTTCTTACCTCTTTTAGTGCGATCGCCTCAGCCGAAACAGTAAAAGCACCTGGTAGCTATGTAGGTGCTGGTATTTCCCTCCAAAGCTTTGCCACAAATCCCTCGGTAGTTGGTGCAAACTTAGCAGGTCGCTATAAATTTGACGGTGTGCCAATTTCGGCAAGAAGTTCTGTTCTCTTTGGTAATGGTGGCACTTCAATCGTTCCTACCGTTTCCTATGATTTGCCCGTAGGCGATCGCACCAATGTTTATCTCGGTGCTGGTGCATCATTTAAAGTTGGTGGAGATAGCAGCTTAACAGGCAATCAAACCTCCTTCGCTTTGCAACCTGGAGTAGAAGTTAGCATCAACAAGAATGTACTGCTCTATAGCAATGCTGTAATTCCATTTAACGGTCAAAGTAATGGTTCAGCAGGCACTTCCCTCCAAGGAGGCGTGGGCGTTCAATTCTAA
- a CDS encoding DUF6464 family protein, protein MEILTVPTEVCTLHPESTLGKIYLDWMPQPGDYIDLEGQTYTVLERRHRYQFRRGKYNLFRVLVYVQTAPENLERSLINGRWVLGDSNCRYNAGSEIMRCAVNPNGPCQGCRFWEA, encoded by the coding sequence ATGGAAATATTGACAGTGCCGACAGAGGTTTGTACTCTTCATCCTGAAAGCACTTTGGGCAAAATATATCTAGACTGGATGCCTCAACCAGGTGACTATATTGATTTGGAAGGTCAAACCTATACAGTCCTAGAACGTCGCCATCGATATCAGTTTCGTAGGGGTAAATACAACTTATTTAGAGTTTTAGTTTATGTACAGACTGCGCCAGAAAATTTGGAGAGAAGCTTAATCAATGGGCGTTGGGTTTTAGGGGATAGTAATTGTCGATATAACGCTGGCTCAGAGATAATGCGTTGCGCTGTCAATCCCAATGGTCCATGTCAAGGTTGTCGTTTTTGGGAAGCATAA
- a CDS encoding peptidoglycan recognition protein family protein produces MQFKRLLAIAFFFLTLTILIIYAEPAKTKAIADAKFTEPSPKITQRNTPSKLKQNFQNINFSPEVNLSSPVLGCELQPPANPPSPSLPAKLTSIPIILDRFRKPLPPPETKPNPSPTPNTNNAPSSLKSLSYSPREIIALAAASNYGERYLQDLSGKPANLLPIIVLHETVGSANSVINFFQKFHTNEDNQASYHTLIAIDGTIIYFVPPDKRAFGAGNSVFVSSLGKEAIQTNPRYPSSVNNFAYHISLETPQDGMHNGYTHSGYTEAQYQSLAWLVAKTDVPLERITTHKIVDRSGSRIDPRSFNFNLFQKLLSAYPRVKEISIGCS; encoded by the coding sequence ATGCAATTTAAAAGATTACTGGCGATCGCCTTCTTTTTTCTGACCTTAACGATATTAATTATCTATGCTGAGCCAGCTAAAACTAAGGCGATCGCTGATGCGAAGTTTACGGAACCTAGCCCAAAAATTACGCAGCGAAATACGCCATCAAAGCTAAAACAAAATTTCCAAAATATTAATTTTTCACCAGAAGTAAATCTATCGTCTCCAGTATTAGGCTGTGAACTGCAACCACCCGCAAATCCACCCAGTCCCTCATTACCTGCAAAGCTAACTTCCATTCCTATTATTTTGGATAGATTTCGCAAACCTTTACCACCTCCTGAAACTAAACCAAATCCGAGTCCGACTCCTAATACAAATAATGCTCCTTCTTCTCTAAAATCCCTAAGCTATAGCCCTAGAGAAATTATTGCGTTGGCGGCGGCTTCCAACTATGGTGAGCGCTATCTCCAAGACCTCTCAGGAAAACCCGCAAATCTCCTACCGATTATTGTTCTCCATGAAACTGTTGGCTCTGCTAATAGCGTCATTAATTTCTTCCAAAAGTTCCATACCAACGAAGATAATCAGGCTAGTTATCACACATTAATTGCGATCGATGGAACGATTATCTATTTTGTACCACCAGATAAACGCGCCTTTGGGGCAGGAAATTCTGTTTTTGTAAGTTCTCTCGGAAAAGAAGCAATCCAGACTAATCCACGCTATCCCAGTTCTGTAAATAACTTCGCCTATCACATTTCTCTAGAAACTCCTCAGGATGGAATGCATAATGGTTATACCCATAGCGGATATACAGAAGCTCAGTATCAGTCTCTAGCATGGTTAGTTGCTAAGACTGATGTGCCGTTGGAGCGTATTACTACTCACAAAATTGTCGATCGCTCTGGCTCCCGTATCGATCCTCGCAGTTTCAATTTTAATCTTTTCCAAAAGTTACTCAGTGCTTATCCCAGAGTCAAAGAAATTTCCATTGGCTGTTCATAA
- a CDS encoding ATP-binding protein — translation MINLETLEKWLITPTETERLEFKQATQQYDSTKLLKYCVALANEGGGYIVLGVTDKRPRQVVGSQAWSTAEALNKIKAHILQKLRFRVDITELQHPNGRVLVFAVPPRPVGQALDYEGTYLMRVGEELQPMTPDRLKQIFAEDQEDWFSQPARLDASPDDVIALLDTQTYFELLKVPYPTTRDAVLERLQSQDLIKQTTQGWTINNLAAIILAKKLDAFSLALARKAPRVVIYEGINKLQTRDDKMGNRGYAVSFEKLVSFVHSAAPQNRFIEEAVRQEVKMFPIQALRELIANALVHQDFLATGASVMIEMYSDRVEISNPGLPPIPVDRFIDEYRSRNEQLADLMRRLGICEEKGSGIDKVVSAAEIFQLPAPDFRVGGTRTTTVLFAYQIFEDMSKSDRIRACYQHCCLLYVSNRQMSNQTLRERFGFDESKNALVSQVISATKEAGLIKPDYSASNSTRYVRYLPFWA, via the coding sequence ATGATTAATCTTGAAACACTTGAGAAATGGCTAATTACACCCACAGAGACAGAACGGCTTGAATTTAAACAAGCAACACAACAGTATGATTCGACGAAACTGCTGAAATATTGTGTTGCGCTGGCAAATGAGGGTGGTGGTTATATCGTTTTAGGGGTTACCGATAAACGACCTCGCCAAGTCGTGGGTTCTCAAGCTTGGTCAACAGCAGAAGCTCTAAACAAAATTAAAGCCCATATACTTCAAAAACTTAGATTTCGGGTAGACATTACCGAATTACAACATCCGAACGGGCGAGTACTAGTTTTTGCAGTGCCTCCTCGTCCTGTGGGACAAGCATTGGATTATGAGGGAACCTACTTGATGAGAGTTGGTGAAGAACTACAACCAATGACTCCTGATCGACTGAAACAGATTTTTGCAGAAGATCAGGAAGATTGGTTTTCCCAACCTGCCCGACTAGACGCTAGTCCAGATGATGTAATTGCTTTACTCGATACCCAAACTTACTTTGAACTCCTAAAAGTTCCTTATCCAACCACCCGTGATGCCGTTTTAGAGAGATTACAAAGCCAAGATTTAATCAAACAGACAACTCAAGGCTGGACAATCAACAATTTAGCCGCGATCATTTTGGCAAAAAAGCTTGACGCTTTTTCTCTCGCATTAGCTCGTAAAGCTCCTCGTGTCGTAATCTATGAAGGTATTAACAAACTACAAACTCGCGATGACAAAATGGGAAATCGCGGATATGCAGTCAGCTTTGAGAAATTAGTCAGTTTTGTCCATTCAGCAGCCCCGCAAAATCGCTTTATCGAAGAAGCAGTTCGCCAAGAAGTCAAAATGTTTCCGATACAGGCACTAAGAGAACTTATTGCTAATGCCTTGGTGCATCAGGATTTTCTAGCAACAGGTGCTTCTGTAATGATTGAAATGTACAGTGATCGTGTAGAAATTTCTAACCCTGGTCTTCCCCCTATTCCAGTTGATCGCTTTATTGACGAATATCGCTCTCGCAATGAACAACTCGCCGACTTAATGCGGCGCTTAGGTATATGTGAAGAAAAAGGTAGTGGCATTGACAAAGTTGTAAGTGCCGCAGAGATATTTCAATTACCTGCACCAGATTTTCGGGTAGGTGGAACTCGTACAACAACTGTGTTATTTGCTTACCAGATTTTTGAGGACATGAGCAAATCCGATCGGATTCGAGCCTGTTATCAGCATTGCTGTTTGCTATACGTCAGTAACAGACAGATGTCTAACCAGACCTTAAGAGAGCGATTCGGTTTTGATGAGTCAAAGAATGCTCTTGTTTCTCAAGTAATTAGTGCGACAAAGGAGGCTGGCTTAATCAAGCCAGATTACTCAGCTTCTAACTCTACACGCTATGTTCGCTATCTACCTTTTTGGGCATAA